A single region of the Lates calcarifer isolate ASB-BC8 linkage group LG16_LG22, TLL_Latcal_v3, whole genome shotgun sequence genome encodes:
- the LOC108872859 gene encoding G-protein coupled receptor 4-like: protein MGDFYNNNTSEYTSYNNSDIYSYGYDSNNTDYYDYNDTDITEENSPGDIPQFTAYVVKCIIICIGLPLTLVAIHGVYSLVRNDHVAPIYIINLLISDLIQFCCMIVEVTKPENLTIREIFIFLYYFGLMASVGFMACVALERYLVIAWPLWYRFRRTIKISIVAVPSGVSDLKPGHTA from the exons ATGGGAGATTTCTACAATAACAACACCTCAGAGTACACAAGCTACAACAACAGCGACATCTACTCCTATGGTTATGATAGCAACAACACAGACTACTATGATTACAACGACACCGACATCACTGAAGAAAATTCCCCTGGTGACATACCACAATTCACTGCATATGTGGTGAAATGTATTATCATTTGTATCGGCCTTCCTTTGACTCTAGTGGCCATCCATGGTGTTTATTCTCTG gtgaGAAACGATCATGTTGCTCCGATCTACATCATCAACCTCCTCATTTCTGACCTCATTCAGTTCTGCTGCATGATCGTTGAAGTGACAAAACCGGAAAATCTGACGATCAGAGAAATCTTCATTTTTCTGTACTATTTTGGTCTGATGGCCAGTGTGGGCTTCATGGCATGTGTTGCCCTGGAAAG gtatttggtcattGCCTGGCCTCTGTGGTACCGCTTCAGACGAACCATCAAGATCTCTATAGTG